A stretch of the Lactuca sativa cultivar Salinas chromosome 9, Lsat_Salinas_v11, whole genome shotgun sequence genome encodes the following:
- the LOC111889667 gene encoding disease resistance protein RPV1: MTSSSTSPVAKSFKYDVFLSFRGEDTRKNFIDHLYYALQQKSISTYKDDERIKKGNRISDELMESIADSKFFIIVFSKNYASSSWCLNELLKIMECHKSTQQTVYPVFYDVEPSEVRSQIGAVGEAFAKHENEEAAGKWRKALKEAADVAGWELKNTADGHEAKFIRQIVEKLSLELRAINVRIDKNLVGMETRINGIISSLGTASDDVHMIGIWGIGGGGKTTLARAIFNKISFQFEGKSFIENVREVSKASLSGLNSLKSQIPLNGGKVLLVLDDVDHLNQLEVLTGDPSWFKPGSIIIITTRDEQVLVAHGVKFIHNVNLLSDKEAIWLFSRYAFGKEIPVQGYEELSRQVVCYAAGLPLTIKVLGSFLCGKSKPEWVDALARLKTIPLEETQKKLELSYISLDEEHKEIFLDVATILKGWLKNSAIEALESCGFYARIGLRVLEQKSLITIDGDECLGMHDHLKEMGRNIVRRSHPNMPNKHSRLWVGKEIEDILANDMGTEATRCIKFYYRGLDPQITMKGLRKMKELQFLDVTDNKVYPNPKINKLIPNCLNGLEVVWRNWKSNKVSLYIPDALRYLRWYNYPFRSLPKSFQANNLAALEMAESGIVQLWKGGEKKVLNKLRFLLLSGPKLRSLDLGLTPNLETLTLVKHVHGPGAGGLVELHMPGECLKLRFLELDHVKSRMFDLGLTPNLEKLYLRRDLVELHMPDTCPNLISLHFSFSNLRTLDIGRTPNLEDLYVSSCYDLEELHMADKCLKLRSLCLVGLKLRTLDIGSTPNLKRLDLQGCNDLEEFHIAESPMLTFIKIECLKLRTLDLSLVPNLNKLFLSECKDLVELHLPGRSINLITLQCTNSKLRTLHIGLSPNLTGLYLTDCYDLEELQLVDQCQKLVSLKISNSKLRTLDLGLTPNLEKLNLRKCYDLVELHAPIGCLKNLVHLDLSGCLAFRSFLFCLTDNTAGLVNESLKVRPLAELCFTLKICPFHPDNHLLKFEFRCFHEEDLPSLTRSLEKLISARPCACTKLEKFSRSICRLQR, translated from the exons ATGACGTCTTCTTCAACTTCACCCGTTGCAAAGAGCTTTAAGTATGATGTATTTTTGAGTTTTAGAGGTGAGGACACTCGTAAGAACTTCATCGATCATCTTTATTATGCTCTTCAGCAGAAAAGCATTTCCACTTACAAGGATGACGAGAGGATCAAAAAAGGGAATAGAATCAGTGATGAGCTCATGGAATCCATTGCAGACTCAAAATTCTTCATCATTGTTTTCTCCAAGAACTACGCATCTTCATCTTGGTGCTTGAATGAGCTTCTAAAGATAATGGAGTGTCACAAATCAACCCAGCAGACTGTTTACCCTGTCTTCTATGACGTGGAACCCTCTGAAGTCCGCAGTCAGATTGGGGCAGTTGGAGAAGCCTTTGCcaaacatgaaaatgaagaggcTGCTGGGAAATGGAGAAAGGCTTTAAAAGAAGCAGCTGATGTGGCCGGATGGGAGTTGAAGAACACTGCTGATGG GCATGAAGCTAAATTCATCCGACAAATTGTTGAAAAGCTTTCACTAGAGTTACGTGCCATCAATGTCCGCATTGATAAAAATTTAGTAGGCATGGAGACTCGGATCAACGGTATTATATCATCTTTAGGAACTGCTTCAGATGATGTTCACATGATTGGGATCTGGGGGATAGGTGGTGGTGGGAAGACAACTTTGGCCAGAgcgatttttaataaaatatcctTTCAGTTCGAAGGCAAAAGCTTTATTGAGAATGTGAGGGAAGTTTCAAAAGCTTCATTGTCCGGATTGAATTCGTTGAAAAGTCAAATCCCTTTAAATGGTGGAAAGGTTCTTCTTGTTCTAGATGATGTGGATCATCTAAACCAGCTTGAGGTATTAACCGGTGACCCTAGTTGGTTTAAACCGGGAAGTATAATTATCATTACAACAAGAGATGAGCAAGTGCTAGTAGCACATGGAGTAAAGTTTATTCATAATGTCAATCTGTTATCAGATAAGGAGGCAATTTGGCTCTTTAGTAGGTATGCATTTGGGAAAGAGATTCCAGTTCAAGGATACGAAGAGCTCTCAAGACAAGTTGTATGTTATGCTGCTGGTCTTCCCCTGACAATCAAAGTTTTGGGTTCATTTCTCTGTGGTAAAAGTAAACCTGAATGGGTAGATGCCCTAGCCAGACTCAAAACAATTCCATTAGAGGAAACTCAGAAGAAGTTGGAACTAAGCTATATCAGTCTTGATGAAGAACATAAGGAAATATTCCTAGATGTTGCAACCATCTTAAAAGGTTGGCTGAAAAACTCGGCTATTGAAGCACTTGAAAGCTGTGGATTTTATGCTAGAATTGGTTTAAGAGTTCTTGAGCAAAAGTCTCTCATAACTATTGATGGTGATGAGTGTTTGGGCATGCATGACCATTTAAAAGAAATGGGCAGGAATATTGTTCGTCGTTCACACCCCAATATGCCCAACAAACATAGCCGGTTGTGGGTTGGCAAGGAAATTGAAGATATATTGGCTAATGACATg GGTACTGAAGCAACAAGATGTATAAAATTCTACTATAGGGGACTGGATCCGCAAATCACAATGAAAGGTCTTAGAAAGATGAAAGAACTTCAGTTTCTTGATGTGACTGATAATAAAGTTTACCCAAATCCGAAAATTAATAAACTCATCCCAAACTGTCTAAATGGTTTAGAAGTTGTATGGCGTAATTGGAAATCTAATAAAGTTAGCCTGTACATTCCGGATGCGTTAAGATATTTGCGGTGGTACAATTATCCTTTTAGGTCTTTACCCAAATCATTTCAAGCAAATAATCTTGCTGCACTTGAGATGGCTGAAAGCGGTATCGTACAGCTCTGGAAAGGGGGAGAAAAAAAG GTTCTTAACAAGCTCAGATTCCTTCTCCTCAGTGGTCCAAAGTTGAGGTCCCTTGACCTTGGGTTGACTCCAAATCTTGAGACATTGACGCTTGTCAAACATGTACATGGACCTGGAGCTGGTGGTTTGGTAGAACTTCACATGCCCGGTGAATGTCTAAAACTCAGATTCCTTGAACTTGATCATGTAAAGTCGAGGATGTTTGACCTCGGGCTGACTCCAAATCTCGAAAAGTTGTATCTAAGACGTGATTTGGTAGAACTTCACATGCCAGATACATGTCCAAATCTCATATCCCTCCATTTCAGCTTTTCAAACTTGAGAACCCTTGACATTGGACGGACTCCGAATCTCGAGGATTTATATGTGTCCAGTTGTTATGATTTGGAAGAACTTCACATGGCCGATAAATGTTTAAAACTCAGATCCCTCTGCCTTGTTGGTTTAAAGCTGAGGACCCTTGACATTGGGTCGACTCCAAATCTTAAGAGGCTGGATCTTCAGGGATGCAATGATTTGGAAGAATTTCACATTGCCGAATCTCCAATGCTCACATTCATCAAGATTGAGTGTTTAAAGTTGAGGACCCTTGATCTCAGTTTGGTTCCTAATCTCAATAAGCTGTTTCTTTCTGAATGCAAAGATTTGGTAGAACTTCACTTGCCCGGTAGATCTATAAATCTCATCACCCTACAATGCACTAATTCAAAGTTAAGGACCCTTCACATTGGGCTGTCTCCCAATCTCACTGGATTATATCTTACAGATTGTTATGATCTGGAAGAACTTCAACTGGTCGATCAATGTCAAAAGCTTGTATCCCTCAAAATTAGTAATTCAAAGTTGAGGACCCTTGACCTTGGGTTGACTCCAAATCTCGAGAAGTTAAATCTTAGAAAATGTTATGACTTGGTAGAACTTCATGCTCCCATTGGATGTCTAAAAAATCTTGTCCACTTAGACTTAAGCGGATGTTTGGCGTTTAGATCTTTTTTGTTTTGCTTAACAGATAATACTGCTGGTCTAGTGAATGAATCACTTAAAGTTCGTCCTTTAGCTGAGTTATGTTTTACCCTAAAAATATGCCCATTTCACCCCGACAATCATTTGCTGAAGTTTGAGTTTAGATGTTTTCATGAAGAAGATCTACCCTCATTGACTAGAAGTCTTGAGAAGCTTATTTCTGCACGTCCATGTGCTTGCACAAAACTTGAGAAGTTTTCAAGAAGCATTTGTAGGTTACAACGTTAA